The sequence AGAGGGCATATCATGTACCTATAATTTTGGCAGGGGTCTGCTCAGGGGAAATCTCTCTGGGTTCAGATCTGTATAAGGAGAATAAAAGAAGAAGTCAAGAAGCGCGAGGCACTACTAATTTCCGAATTATTGGTACCGACATACGAACAGCTGTGGGTACATCTAAATAACACAATATAGTTACGCCTGGTACAGCCCGCTTCATTTTCTGTGCCGCTCGCTTTATCTATTGGGAAATATCCAACATGATAATTAACTGGTCTTGACCTTAAAAAACTAGTCAACATGCATTAATATGATCTCAAAAACTCAAACGACTCCCAACTGTTACACTCTCTCTGAATACCTACCCAAGTTTCCGATTTACTGTATCTCTGCTGACTCTTGTTCTTCTTTCCAAAAGCTTCTCTAATCTCAGCACTAGTGCAGAAGTAGAACTAACTGGTAATCTCTGATCTAATTTTCATTGAAACTCATTATGCATGTATGTACGTAGAGCCATATGAAGCTAATGCCTATTAACTACATTTCCCCACTGCCTAATTGTTTTCTGTCACTCAACTTTTACATTATGGGGTTTACCTTTGGACATGTAGACTAAATTGAGGTTTTGTATGTATCGTGCTTCGTTTGGCAGATGATATCCCTTTTTGCCAAATGAGCAAGAGATTTCTAATGAGAGTTTATTATGATCGAGAAATCATGAAGCAATTTTATGACACTAGCCCGTGCTTTGAGTGTGAGTTAGTTAATTTTGTACGTCACATAGTTTCTTTTGTTGGAGACAATGTTAAACGGAACTTGGAAGGCATTGGAGTTTCTTttgtattctctctttccttttttttatggATGAATCTCCTTCAGAAGTGCATCTTTCATCCATTGTCTATTATAAGTCAGCCCTTATATGGTCTTGGTTCTTTCTCACCCACTTAAGTAACACTCTTCATTACATGCATATGCATAACCACGATACtgctgaaaaaaaaaagaatacaaaagaaaCTATGTCCACCCAAGTGACGAGTGTTTTTTTTAAGATACCTATATGCATTATTTGAAGATTTTGCTAGAAATGTCCTCCCACAATAGAATAGATGCTCTGAAGAGTTTTTTTTAGACCTGGATCATTCTCTTGAAATTTTCTCTTTAAAATTGTTACCATGTGGTACTGCTTTCCTTGCAGTTTGCATTTTCTGTTGGGAACCGTTATTTACTCATGATGACAATGAGAAAATGCACCTGCACATCTTTAGCAGTTGTTGCCATTCCTCACTTATCCTCCCTTTTTGTTTACTTCCTTTCCACTTTTCCTTACATATATTTTACTTTTCCCCTTAAATATGGACATCTACACACATACTGTTCGAGTTGGCGCATGCATTTAACAGTTCAAATTTATTTTCGATGGCAGGGACGGTCAAATTAACCGAAGTTAATATAAGTTCCAAACAAATATAAGGAGATTTAAATAACATAAGGGTCAAATTAACCCCTAGGTTTAAATATAAGGGTTGGGAAATTTCAGTTTCTAAAAGAATGTTTATGCCCAATCAAATTTCACTTTCAGAGACAGCTTAAGGGTTTGGAAATGTCAATTTTTTTCGCTTAATTTTGTAGCTTCGCGGTTGTTACTATTTTATTTATGTTTCTGAATTATAAACTTACGGACTCTCTCTTTATTCTGTCTGGACTTCGTCCTTTGGTATCTCTGACTTTGCGTTGTTAACCTGTTTTTGTTGGATATTCACAAATTTCTTTACCTGAAATCTTGAATACTGGAGGCCCTTAGGAGGCACAAATAGCTCCATTTGAGAGGCTGGCACGAGGGAGAAGTTGACACAAAAAGCTCCATGGGAAATGCCCTGTGTTAGAAATGAGAATAATACCAAGACAGCAACATTAGAGTGACATGACAGTGAACCATCTGCACTGTATTCTTCTCTGCTATTGTTTCTGCATTTTATTTCTTATGCTTAGGTTTCATTGTTGCTCTGATCAGgttgatgaaaaaaaaatggcttgtcaaccaaaaggttatatcCTATAGGAAATGCGGGAGTGACACTGTGTTATACAGACAAGGCATGCAGGAGAATCCCTCAAACAAAAGTTGGTATTTTTCGAGAACTCCTCAATGCCATTCTAATTCACTTTTCTATATCATGTCAATAAGTTCTGGATACTTGCAGCTCTGCGGACCATTTATCATGATTCATTTTCTTTTAAAGCAACAGGGCAAGAGTTAAATCTCTCTTTCCCATATCACCTTCTAAAGGTGGCCCCAATAGCTGGCACATAATAATGCATGGTGAGATTTCGCTTTCCTATTacctttttcttctcctgttaTCCTCTTTTTGAATTGTTGAACAACGGTGTGTTCAAGAGGTGAAGGAATGAGATGCATCCATAGTGTGGTGTATTATGACTTTAAATTTAGAAAAATCTGAAACCTAAAGTTTTATAGATTTGGTTTtagttgatttatttttctttgcacCCGTTCTTAATTAATCTCAATCAGTATAGATGAGATACACCAAGCCAAGCAGTTGCAAACAAATAGATGCGTCCACATTCGGGTGTTGTGTCATATATATTCCATTAATTTTTAGAAAATTATAAAATCTCGGTTTCGTTTTTGCATTGATGTTCTTTTCCTTCGTATTTTTCTTGAGCGTTATGACACATCTTTCTCATCAGTTCCAAACAGAAAGAACAACTTGGGTCCTGAGGGCTAAGAAAAGCATGTTTGTCACGACTACCGGAGGACAAAGGAAAGTATGTCTACATTGGCAGGAACAGAGATAAATTGTTAAGTAAATATAAAAGAGTTATTAGTTTATTGTAGTTTTGGAAGTTGTTAGCATGACTCTATTATTGATTAAGGATCTGATTTAGATGATATTAAGATATGCAGTTGACTCTATTATTCTGTTGTTATTAAGATAACAACAGAATAACGTTTCCTCACCTTCGCCCATCATCTTCGGTGGAGGTCCCTTAATGGGGTTTATACAATTTTCAAGAGCTATACCCTTTACTACTTCAAAGGCGAAAGGATATTCGTGAAAGGCTGTTCATGATTTGTTTCTAAAGATACTGCGTACCTGCTATAAGTAAGTGGCAGGTAAATTCTCTGCTTGCTGACGTTTATGCGTATGAACGATATGTGCGTGAGTGTCACTATATTGAATCCCACTTGCATTAGGATTATTATACTTGCCTTCTTAGCTCAAATGGCAGAGCACATGATTCTCAACCATGTTTTTGTGGCACTGTTATTTGAGTTTGTAAAAGCTTACACTTGCATACAATTTGCGTCATCATTCAACATCTATCTTAGGTCTCATTTTAATGAAGTTCAATCTTATAAAGAAACTGCGAAGTTGCTAATAACAGGTAAGCAACATCATTTCTTATTCTttgcatttttcttttttctcttctctatATTCTTTATATATCACTATAGCAGCCGTCTCTTTCCTGAGTGTAAAATAGAAAGCTTTGGTAATTGTGAGAATGGAAGTCTAAGAGAATTACTTTTTCGAGTGGGATTTAATTTGTGGGCATCAAAAGGGTGATGATCTAGGGGAGCAGAagcaaatcttttttttttttttttttttttctttttttagaaaTAAATTTTGCAGTAAATGTTTTACGTGGCCTTCAAAACAAGATAATATATAAGTTTACTTCACATACAAATTGGCATGTTTTGTTCATTTTGCATCGTTGTAAAGGTACTCCAAGGCAAGGCATGCTGAGTAGTCGAGTGTACAAAAGGTGCCCTAAATTGATCTCCTCACCTTAATTGTGTTCCTGACCGTCATAGATTTCTAATACGGCCCGACTAACAAAGCACTGGGGCCAGAACCCAAACAACTTCAGCATACCAATTATGAAAGAGTGGTGGCTTAAAATTGTTGATTTATCTGCTTGATCCATATCAATAATTATGCTTTTTATTTTGATGCTCTTTATTTAACAAAGAGAGTTGGGttacaagaaaataaatattCAAACTTAACCCAAATTCACGTAGATACGGATGCCAGTTTCCGTCACCAATGTGCTCTGCCCTCTCTCCTCACATGTGGTTAATGTGCTCTGACCTCTCTCCTCACCCAAgcccacctccaccaccaccactaacaaCAACTAGACACCTTTCTCCCCTAACCTCCGTAATCATGCCTCCCTCGTCACCAGTGTACTCTTCCCCACTCCCTCCTCCACCTCCAATATCATTCCGGATAGATCACAAAAACTTCACCTTGAAGCTAAAAATTAATGGCGGCCTGTAAAGAAACACATCTTCTCATATTATTCTATCTGAAAATGGATCCAAAGCTGAAGCTTATGGAGCCATAACAATGAATCTTGCGTTTAAATTGGAGTCTGCCATGATTGAAGccataaaagatggagaaaatgatgatgcTAACTGGCACTTTACTGATAATCCAGCATGGTTGACAATgcaaaaaacttcaaataaaaaagGCTTTTTCCTTCGTCTCACTCTATCTAGGCTCGACGGCAAAGGATTTCTTAGATCATTTTACATTCCTGCTGGTGAGTTTTGCTCAGGATGGTCATGTATGGCATCTACACTGCAGTCTTTACTTCATCCATCTTCATCCAATTTGAATACAGAAAAGACTAATATCTCATATCCAACTACTAAAATCCCAACACCAAAACCTAAAACCACATATCAAAATTGTGCTCCAATTTTTCTTCAAACTCCAGTCCCTTCTCCCCaacccccccacccccccaccccAACCACCCATAACACCTCACGTCTCCCTTCTTATCCTACCCCAACCTCAGTAACATCTGTTTTACCACAATCCCAAACCATATCTCTGTCACAGAAATCCAAGACCCATCCCCACAATACGAAGGATTTTTTCTAAAGCTACAAGATTCTCTCAAAGACCACAAACTCTCATTAGAAATTTGGGAAAAGGGGTTGGTATGTGCTGCGGCTAACCCCATCTATGCATGGAAAGATATTGAACTAGAGTTGGTAAACTCTCTAGAAACACTAGAACCCTTCGACATGATGCCCATTGACAATCATAGAGCAATCATGTTCTTTGAAGATCAAAAAGTGCGAACACTGTTCTCCAAATCATCATCAGTAGCTTTGGATAATAACTTTCTTACTTTTTCTCCCTGGAAACCATCCTCATTAACACCTCATAATCATaacaaagaaacattcttcacTATTGGATTTTATGGTCTCCCAATGCACTTATGGTCCTCTACAATCATCAACGCTCTAGCTAATAAATGCGGAGAACTAGTTGAAGTTGATAAATCAACATTAAATTTATCTGATATTTCGGCATCAAGAGTCAGAATTAGAAATCTCAAAGGGATTAATGCAATCCCCAAATGGTTGAATTTGCAAACGGCGGTTGGGTTCGCCGAAATTCTAGTTCAAATTTGAAGACGTGGTCTCACGCGACCCTTTCTGGAAATGGCCTCTGATCTCAGTTGATCCAATCCAGCTAACAAGGGGCAAAAACGGAAGATCAAAGCATCAAAAGAGACCGAGAAAAGAGGTCAAAGATAAGAAGAATGCGACCCCTCGAAGTAAGTCTGCGGCTTCTCCTACTAGTTCTGCAAAGTTTGGAAATGCATTTAATGCCTCATCAATGAACGTTCGTAAAAACAACGTTAAGACAAAGACAAGCAAGAGGTctacaatcaaaacaaaaaataagaggTCTAGGTTTCACATGGGAGACAACAGACACGAATTTTCTCCAATGGACTGGATACCATATCCTTCACCTAACGTCTCCCTGCAACAACCATCCGCTTCTCCTGGTCAGTCTCAATCATCCTCTCAGAATTTTAATGTTGCTTGTGCGCAAAGTACTAGAAAAAAAGAATCTTTTAAAATTTCTATCTCAAATATGGACGCATTGGATATCATGGATCCACCAAACCCGCCTTGGTTCTGTTCTCCCCTTGGGCCATtatcaactcagcatcatattcATTTACCTACCATAACACCTTTAATGGCCCAGACCCTTGCCCTACAATCCCTCGTAACACAGAAAATCGGCCGCAGATTACAATCCACCCTCCTCTGGCCAAAATCCTCAGTCCCCTCCTTCAACCTCAAATACTCTTTCGTCTAATCTCGATCACCTCTCAGTTACGTTTAACAATCAATACCCAACACCCCAATCCTCATTATTTACATCCCACATATCTTCTCTTGAACTTCTAAAATCTCAAAcctttaatcatgaaaatgaccCACCGTTATCTCTTTTTGTCTCTCTCTCTTCGCCACCCAAGACAATGTTGCTGCAACCATCACCCACTAATTCTATCTTAACATATTTATCAATTGGGAAACCGAACTCTAGAGAGCTATGTGTGTACAAGACGACGAATAGTTCTGATGGAATATTGGGGCCTTGTCCGGCTCCAAGTTGGTTAATATCTTTGGTACCAAATGTATGTAATGCTGATCGAATTACATCTAATTGGATTAATCAAGAAGCTCTCCGTCTAATTCAATTATGATCTCGTTCAGGTATTGACTTTTCCTCTTCACCCCTGTTATCCAAATCTATTGTCCAATCTCTCTTGGCCAGATAtggaccaattgataaatcaagCTCCCCTTTCACTCAACCTCCTAAAACTTCTCAACCATCTGAAAATTTTTGCCTTATCAATCCTAGACCTACCTGACCATGACTCTGAAATTTTTTCGGAACCCCCAATTGCTTCATACAACCCAAACTCTGAAATTTTCTCTGAAGAAATTATCTCAGATATCCCCAGCCTTTTCGTTGTGACTCCTCTACCTGTTTGTGACAATGCCCCAACCAATTCAGAAATATGTGATGCAATTTTCACTCCTCCCTCAATCCATGAATCCTCACTTCCCCATTCCCCTCTACTTCCCCTGTATCCCCCACTTCTTCTACCCCTTCTTACTTGAATAAATTTCAACCAGTTCTGTCTAAAAAGCTACGAAGGGAATATCGACGACTCAACTTCAATACTCATTCTTCCTCTCTTGTGGACTTACCTTCAAGGTCTGCAAAAAATAAGGGACACAAGAGTTACAAATGAGTACCACAATCATGTCATGGAATACAAGGGGTTTGTGCTCCTCCTCAAAAATAGCGGCAGTCAAGCAAGTTCTACAGTTGCATAAACCATCAATTGTAGTTCTCCAAGAATCGAAAATGTCTACCTGCACAAATGTTGATATTGCAGAAATTTGTGGATCACGCTCGATGGGTTGGACTTTTCAACCATCTGTAGGTGCTTCCGGTGGAATCATCATAATCTGGAATCCTATTATAATCAAAGTTATCTCTTCATTGGAGGGTGAATATTCACTTTCAGTTGAATGTAGATTTGTGGCTACTAACTTTCATTGGTTCTTCACAGGAGTATACGGTCCAACCAAGGTGTCTGAAAGAAAGTTTTTGTGGCGTGTACTACATTACATCAGAGGCCTATGGGAAATTCCTTGGGTTATCGGGGGCGACTTTAATGTCATTCGGCGAATTGAAGAAAGAAATACTTCAAGAGGTATTACTGATAGCATGAGAAAATTCTCCCGGTTCATCTCTATTCATGCTTTTATCGACCCTCCTCTTAAAGGGTCCAAGTTCACTTTGTCGAATTGCCAAGCATCTCCAGTTCTGTCGCGAATTGATAGATTTATCTTCTCAACTGATTTTGAAGCCAAGTTCCCATTTGTCTCTCAATTGGCTAAAACAAGGCCGACCTCGGATCACATCCCAATTGTTTTGGACCTAGCTGAACCCTCATGGGGACCATCACCATTTCGGCTAGAGATTATGTGGTTTAATCACCCATCTTTCCTGGAGAATATTAACGCTTGGTGGTCCTCCTTCACCTTTCACGGATCATCCAGTACCATCTTTTGGAACAAGCTTCAATCCTTAAAGCACAAAATCAAGCTATGGAACAAGACTGAATTCGGTCTTCTGGATCATAAAATTCAAGAGTGTCTTCACACTATCAACACACTTGATGGTATTGAAGCTCATATGGGGTCCCTCCCAACAGAAAAATTCATTGAAAGAGCTGaagccaaaataaaatttgaagatGTTGCAGTTCAAAAGGAAATCTCAATGAAGCAAAAGTCTCGCAATGAATGGTTAAGAGCTGGTGACCGTAATACCCCGGTTTTTCACAAGACAGCGTCCGATAGAAGAAGAGCAAATCGGATTAAGAAGATATTCATCGATGGAGTACTTGTAACCGATAAAGATTCAATTGTTGATCATATCACAAATTTATACTCCAACTTATTCTCTGAAGAGTTCCCTCACAAGCCAAGAATTGGTGACGTACATCTACATCAATTTCCCGAAGTAGATGCAATTAATCTGGAATCACCAATCACGGAAAATGAGATCTTACATTCCTTAAAAAGCTTGGTAAATGATAAGGCCCAGGCCCGGACGGTTTCCCTATAATCTTCTTTCAAAAATGTTGGTCTTTTATCAAACAAGATTTCATGGATATGGTTCATGAATTCTCGAGTACTAGCTACATGGATACGAGGCACAACTACACATTCATAAAattgatcccaaagaagaatCATGTGGAGACAGTCAAAGATTTAGGCCTATTAGCCTTCTTTCCAGTGCATACAAATTCATCGCGAAGGTATTATCATCTCGTCTGCAACCATTAATGACTCAATTAGTTGATCCAAGTCAATCTGGCTTCATAGCTGAAAGACAAATCATCGACGAAATTTTAATTGCGAATGAACTGGTGGATTCTCGAATCCAGGATAAAGCCCCTGGACTAATTTGCAAGGTGGATTTAGAAAAAGCGTTCGATAGAGTGAGCTGGTCTTTTCTTGAGGATGTACTACGTAAAATGGGCTTTAAAGAAAAATGGTTAAATTGGCTGAGATACTGATATGGCTCCCCAACTTTATCAATCCTCCTAAATGGCTCTCCTTTTGGAAATTTCACGGCTTCTCGCGGGCTACGACAAGGATACCCACTCTCCCCTCTTCTTTTTGTTCTAGCCATGGAAGGTCTCTCGAGGATAATTGACAAGGCTGCAGACATTGGACTATTTAGTGGATTTTCGGTGAAACCAGGATCCCCTCCTATTTTGCATCTACACTATGCTGACGACTCGGTATTCTTCATCAACCCCTCATGGGAGGAATTATGCAATCTAATGAGCATACTTAAATGCATTGAAGCAGTCTCTGGACTTCGAGTAAATCCTTCGAAAACCAAGTTAATTCAAGTGGGTAAAGTTCCAGACTTGCATCAGTGGGCTGCTAATATTGGATGCACAACTGAAGCCCTTCCTTTCATGTACCTGAGAATCCCTCTTGGGtctaaatcaaaagcaaagacaCTTTGGGACCCTGTTGTTGAAAAATTTGACTCAATGCTGGCCTCGTGGATGAAAGGTTTTATCACAAGGGCTGGGAGAATCACGGTAGTTAAATCTGTGCTCTCCAGTCTCGTTATATTCTACTTCTCTGTGTTCCTTGCTCCAGTTGCAGTAATAAAGTCATTGGATAAGATCATGCGAAACTTTATATGGGATAGTGGCGGAACTAAGCAGATACACTTGGTTAACTGGGAGGAATTGTGCAAGCCTCTTAAACTAGGTGGGTTAGGAATAAAAAGTTTAAGGATGATGAACAAAGCTCTGCTAGCAAAATGGGTTTGGAGATTTGGTGAAGAGTCGCATTCTCTTTGGCATCGTATTATTCGAGACAAGTATGGCGGACCTCAATCCGTATGGACTccccagattccttcttctccttaCGGCTGTTCCGTGTGGAAACATATCACCTCTCATGCACATCTGGTAACATCTCTGTCCAAGATATCTATTGGCGATGGCTGCACAATCTCATTTTGGCTTGATAACTGGGGTTCTGTTGAATGCTTGAAAGACATGTTTCCTGCCTTATACAAAATTGCTGGACTGAAACAAGGTTTCTTCAAAGATCATGTATCTCCAGATGGCTCCAGCTGGTCTTTTCACTGGCCTCTATGTTGACAGTCATTGGTGACTCTCCACCACAACTCTCGGATCATCACGACAGTAGAACTTGGAGGCCTACACCTACAAGTAATTTTTCCATCAAATCCACCTACAACTCCTTAATGGAACTTGTTCAATCCCCACTAGTTCCTAATTTCCCTTACAAGACAATATGGAATCCTCATGTTCCCCCGAAAATCAACCTATTCTTTTGGACTGCATCCCTTTctaaaattagcactcaagactCTCTTCAGCGAAGGAACTTCAAACTAGCCAGTCGATGCCCTCTTTGTCTCTCTCATTGTGAATTCACTGAACACTTGCTCTTGAGTTGTCAATTTGCTTGCAAGGTATGGTCTCTTATCCTCCCTAGCCATTCTTCTTGGATTCCACCACTATCAATTCTGCAATTGGCGCAAACCTGGTCAAGTAACACCATCACAGGACCTGCTAAACTGATTTGGGACTTGGTTCCTGCCGCCGTTCTCTGGGAAATTTGGAATGAGCGTAACACAAGAATTTTTCAGGAAAAATCCCAGTCATACTTTCAAGTAAGTGTCGAAGTCAAAGCGTCTCTTCCTGCATGGAGTTTAGCCTTCAAAAGAAACTATAACTTCAGGTTATCCCACTACATCTTTTCTTGGGATAACATTTTCGTTAACACATAGTTGTAATACTTTTGTTCCTCTCCATCCCATTTTGGTTGGAATGTATCCCATTGTTATCTCTTTTCGTTTTCCAGTTTCCCTTTATGCTTGTATCTTATACTTGTAATTCTTTCTCCTCTTTTTAATAAAATCCTCCTttctcgatcaaaaaaaaaagaaaattattgaCACATGAAATGAAGGGAATGGTTTGGTCTCATAGGTGTTACAAAattttaagctttgtgaattatcTGTTGTTGAGAACTCCTGATGCTCTTGTGTAAATTTTTTAACCAAAGATTACAACTTTGATCCGAAGTTTTCTCTAAGAATGTTGATCAATAGTGGAATGGTAACTGCAATATTTCTTCCACTTTCAGAATGGTTAATGcagttaattttgttttcttattgctGATCAATTTATGCATTGTCTTTTCTCTCTCTTCATTTGTTGTAGGATACTATCACATAATCTCGCAAAGACTGCTAGAGTTAAGGGGACTACTTGATTTGGCTACAAGTTGAACTATTATATATACTCGCCGATGCATATGATGAATTGGCAGGTAAATCCTTCAATAAAAGATTTCCAAGCTAATTCAAATCAATGAATTTTATTTACTCCTCAATAGAATGTTTACTCctatgaacaaatatatttatgcacatgaataaatatatgaatgGGTTTAGTTGATatttttcgtatttattttgcagAACAATTGCAAAGACCTCGCTGCTGGGAAATGTAGAAATTCAACTTTATGAAAGGACATGCTATGCTGAGATATGgtaagtttcattttctttttctttactgtTTACATGTGACTTTTGGATGCGATGTGTAATACCTTTATAAGTTTATACCGACGGATTTCCCACCTGCCTAAAAAGTTTACTATAAAGGGAATTCCAATCCTAGAGTTGGCAGTTTTACTAGAGTTGGTTTGTTCCTTGGCTCTCTATACTCTGAGAACTCTAACCTTAGGATATGTTCTtttgtctttttttatttatatattttgatttgttttatttgATTTCTCTTCATCTGCCTTTGCGTTTTTTATTTATTGCAGGATTTGATGTTTAATCACAGACCTATTATCGAGTACATGGATTCTGATTCAGAAACGCCTGTGATGGTACCAAATTATTTGTTGGTATAAAGGTGTTTATGCGTATTCTTCTTCCGACTTATTCCTATTTGGTTATTCTTTTGTGCTATTTAATTCCAGGTTGATTTCCTGAAACCTCACTAATCCCGTCACAATGTCATCTGTTCAACCTGCAATCTGAGTCTGCCACTTGTACGTGAAATTGTTGAAATTTAGGCGGTGCAGATGAACTAAATAATTCTGATGATTGGTTATGGGCTTTTGATTCCTTAGCATACTCACCAGAGTGGATGATTTACGGGTCTAATGCGGAAGGAAAGGGTAAGAAAAGCAGAAATAACTCTTAGGTActttatatgaaaaaaaaatcagtgtATAATTTCTTGGCTTTGTTTAGACCAAGCGGTTAATATAGTTTCTTGGTTTTGTTTTGTAGGAGCATCATTGTATGAGTCTATTAGCAAGTATATAATTAGTCAAACGTCCCATTAATGATTCAATTAGACAGAATAATACATTttatattagttttttttttttgactgatTCGGTGGCTATTCTAGTATGCAATGTGTTGTATGTATGTAATTTCCTGTTTTCATTGAATGAGTTGAAATACTGTTTATACTGTTTGGAGTAAACCAATGGCGTTCTGGAAAAGACTGGTGCAAAACAAAACATGAGTGTGGTTGCAGATGAGACGAGACACCAGAATTATGACTGAACCAGTGGAGTTGTACTTCCAATATAGAATGACAGAAACACGATTCTCTTGGCTAACAACTCCTTTGTGGATACCGCaggaagcttcaaataacaactCCTTTGTTGATCACAACGGACTTAAGTTGCCTAAGGTTGAGTGTCAATTTAAATTGTTTGAAGAATCCGGAAATGCATAAATGAACTTGATAGTACCCCTTTTTTTATTCAAGTATACGCACTTTAGGGTTGCTGTGTCGGACCAAACTGTACAGACGTAAAGGAGAGGTTGAATCGGGGCCGTAAGGTCTGCAAATGCACCATCCTGTCAACGATAACTTAGTGTGAAAGATGAAGAAATAGATTAAAAAAACATTGATTTGAGTATACAAAACGGGGCTACAAAAAGAAATACTCCATCCGTTTTTGGAAAAGTGTTATTTTCACCTTTTTAA comes from Papaver somniferum cultivar HN1 unplaced genomic scaffold, ASM357369v1 unplaced-scaffold_158, whole genome shotgun sequence and encodes:
- the LOC113337198 gene encoding uncharacterized protein LOC113337198, which gives rise to MELVQSPLVPNFPYKTIWNPHVPPKINLFFWTASLSKISTQDSLQRRNFKLASRCPLCLSHCEFTEHLLLSCQFACKVWSLILPSHSSWIPPLSILQLAQTWSSNTITGPAKLIWDLVPAAVLWEIWNERNTRIFQEKSQSYFQDLMFNHRPIIEYMDSDSETPVMVDFLKPH
- the LOC113337196 gene encoding uncharacterized protein LOC113337196 translates to MSTCTNVDIAEICGSRSMGWTFQPSVGASGGIIIIWNPIIIKVISSLEGEYSLSVECRFVATNFHWFFTGVYGPTKVSERKFLWRVLHYIRGLWEIPWVIGGDFNVIRRIEERNTSRGITDSMRKFSRFISIHAFIDPPLKGSKFTLSNCQASPVLSRIDRFIFSTDFEAKFPFVSQLAKTRPTSDHIPIVLDLAEPSWGPSPFRLEIMWFNHPSFLENINAWWSSFTFHGSSSTIFWNKLQSLKHKIKLWNKTEFGLLDHKIQECLHTINTLDGIEAHMGSLPTEKFIERAEAKIKFEDVAVQKEISMKQKSRNEWLRAGDRNTPVFHKTASDRRRANRIKKIFIDGVLVTDKDSIVDHITNLYSNLFSEEFPHKPRIGDVHLHQFPEVDAINLESPITENEILHSLKSLVNDKAQARTVSL